One genomic segment of Brassica napus cultivar Da-Ae chromosome A3, Da-Ae, whole genome shotgun sequence includes these proteins:
- the LOC106443805 gene encoding uncharacterized protein LOC106443805, whose translation MISQSKRELLSSESEKAKVYLLQMNRVISQFSCELMNDKCTSGGDTTTLRSAVKGWTSVSSASPHSSVASPSSSSVRRLRGDLESSRLGAAASEKLRQAEESLRTVMFLSCWGSC comes from the coding sequence ATGATCTCTCAATCGAAAAGAGAACTCCTCTCCTCAGAATCTGAAAAAGCCAAAGTGTATCTGCTGCAGATGAACAGAGTCATTAGTCAGTTTTCCTGCGAGTTGATGAACGACAAGTGTACTAGCGGCGGCGATACGACGACTCTCCGATCTGCCGTCAAAGGATGGACCTCAGTTAGTTCTGCTTCGCCGCATAGTTCCGTCGCATCACCGTCGTCGTCTTCTGTGCGGAGACTCAGAGGCGATCTAGAATCGAGCAGATTGGGTGCGGCGGCGAGCGAGAAGCTGAGGCAGGCGGAGGAATCTTTAAGGACGGTTATGTTTCTGAGCTGTTGGGGATCTTGTTAG
- the LOC106443804 gene encoding probable ADP-ribosylation factor GTPase-activating protein AGD13, translated as MSNYAARLGQPASGKRRIKDLLKQPDNRVCADCSAPDPKWASANIGVFICLKCCGVHRSLGTHISKVLSVTLDEWSDEEVDSMIEIGGNASANSIYEAFVPEGSSKPGPDVSHDQRMRFIRSKYELQEFLKPSLRITSGKACSTKKPSFLNSSISTKFMDSFRANSSSKKIFEEGMVEFIGLLKVTVKKGTNLAIRDMMSSDPYVVLNLGKQKLQTTVVNSNLNPIWNQELMLSVPESYGPVKLQVYDYDTFSADDIMGEAELDIQPLITSAMAFGDPEMFGDMQIGKWLKSHDNPLIDDSIINIVDGKVKQEVQIKLQNVECGELELEMEWLPLEQ; from the exons ATGAGCAATTATGCAGCCAGACTCGGCCAGCCTGCCTCAG GTAAAAGGAGAATAAAAGATCTTTTGAAACAACCTGATAACCGAGTCTGCGCTGATTGTTCCGCTCCTGATCCCAAATGGGC ATCAGCAAATATTGGAGTCTTcatttgcttaaaatgttgcgGTGTGCACAGAAGCCTCGGCACTCATATCTCAAAG GTCTTGTCTGTGACACTTGATGAATGGTCTGATGAGGAAGTCGACTCCATGATTGAAATTGGAGGAAATGCTTCTGCCAATTCTATTTACGAAGCTTTTGTACCTGAAGGAAGCTCTAAGCCTGGTCCTGATGTTAGTCATGACCAGCGTATGAGATTCATTAG GTCCAAGTATGAACTCCAAGAGTTTCTGAAACCAAGCTTGCGGATAACTTCAGGGAAAGCTTGCTCAACAAAGAAACCATCTTTTCTTAACTCAAGTATTTCTACAAAGTTCATGGATAGTTTTCGCGCAAATTCATCATCAAAGAAGATA TTTGAGGAAGGAATGGTAGAGTTTATTGGATTGTTGAAGGTGACCGTTAAGAAAGGTACTAACTTAGCAATCAGAGACATGATGTCAAGTGATCCATATGTGGTGTTAAATCTAGGGAAGCAA AAACTTCAAACAACAGTTGTGAATAGTAATTTGAACCCAATATGGAATCAAGAACTCATGTTGTCTGTTCCTGAGAGCTATGGTCCAGTGAAATTG CAAGTGTATGATTATGACACATTCTCTGCTGATGACATAATGGGAGAAGCTGAACTTGATATCCAACCTCTTATCACATCTGCAATGGCTTTTGGGGATCCTGAGATGTTTGGGGATATGCAGATTGGGAAGTGGCTGAAGTCGCATGATAACCCGCTTATAGATGACAGCATCATTAACATTGTTGATGGGAAAGTGAAGCAGGAGGTTCAGATCAAGCTTCAGAATGTAGAGTGTGGAGAGTTAGAGCTGGAAATGGAATGGTTGCCACTTGAACAATAA
- the LOC106438741 gene encoding U3 snoRNP-associated protein-like YAO: protein MKHPKGGGFKRGGKKGSTDADPFFEQETKKRRKVSYDDEDIESIDSDAEENGFHGEDRKGAAEEEEDEFADETAGEKRKRLAEALLLRTREAQRRQREERDDDDEDDEDDDIVKTLMKKQQEDSGRVRRAIASSVQEPLSSDEFSIIVKHRKSVVSVALSDDDTRGFSASKDGTILHWDVSSGKSDKYKWPSDEVLKSHGMKVREPRSKKHSRESLALAVSSDGRYLATGGVDRHVHIWDVRTREHVQAFPGHRNTVSCLCFRHGTAELYSGSFDRSVKAWNVEDKAFVQDSFGHQDEILAIDALRKERALTVGRDRTMLLHKMPETSRTIYRAPASSLESCCFISDTEYLSGSDNGTVALWGMLKKKPVFLLKNAHSIVADGTTTNENGDHDYVNSSTTNSWVSSVAVCRGSDLAASGAGSGFVHLMAVEAGAIRPLFKLPLTGFVNSMAFAKSGKFLIAGVGQETRFGRWGCIKSAQNGVAIHPLRLS from the exons ATGAAGCACCCGAAAGGTGGAGGCTTTAAGAGAGGCGGCAAGAAGGGCTCGACCGATGCGGATCCCTTCTTCGAGCAAGAGACGAAGAAACGGAGGAAAGTCAGTTACGACGACGAAGACATCGAGTCTATTGACTCCGACGCCGAAGAAAACGGCTTTCACGGCGAAGATAGGAAAGGAGCtgcggaggaggaagaggatgaGTTTGCAGACGAGACGGCGGGAGAGAAGCGGAAGAGGTTAGCTGAGGCGTTGCTGTTGCGAACGAGGGAAGCTCAGAGGAGGCAGCGTGAAGaacgtgatgatgatgatgaagacgaTGAGGATGATGATATTGTCAAGACATTGATGAAGAAGCAGCAGGAGGATAGTGGTAGGGTTCGAAGAGCCATTGCATCCAG TGTTCAGGAGCCACTGAGTAGTGATGAGTTTAGCATTATTGTCAAGCACCGAAAGTCTGTTGTCTCCGTTGCTCTCTCTGATGACGACACTAGAGGATTCTCAGCTTCCAAAGACGGTACTATTCTCCATTGGGATGTGTCTTCTGGTAAAAGCGACAAATACAAATGGCCAAGTGATGAAGTTCTGAAGTCTCACGGGATGAAAGTGAGGGAGCCTCGGAGTAAAAAACACAGTAGAGAGTCTCTTGCCTTAGCCGTTAGCTCTGACGGTCGTTATTTGGCGACTGGTGGAGTTGATAGGCATGTTCATATATGGGACGTTCGTACCAGAGAACATGTTCAG GCCTTTCCAGGTCACAGGAACACTGTTTCTTGCCTATGTTTCAGACATGGAACAGCGGAGCTCTACTCTGGTTCTTTTGATCGGAGTGTCAAGGCGTGGAATGTGGAAGATAAAGCTTTTGTGCAAGACAGTTTTGGACACCAGGATGAGATCCTAGCCATTGATGCGCTTAGGAAGGAGCGTGCACTTACTGTTGGAAGAGATAGGACCATGCTATTACACAAG ATGCCTGAGACGAGCCGTACGATTTACCGTGCACCTGCATCGTCTCTTGAGAGCTGCTGTTTCATCAGTGACACTGAGTACCTGTCTGGTTCGGACAACGGAACTGTTGCGCTTTGGGGCATGTTGAAAAAGAAGCCGGTGTTTCTCCTCAAGAATGCACATTCCATTGTAGCTGATGGAACCACCACTAATG AAAATGGTGATCATGATTATGTCAACTCTTCCACAACGAATTCTTGGGTCAGTTCAGTTGCTGTGTGCAGAGGTAGTGACCTTGCTGCATCTGGAGCTGGTAGTGGTTTTGTGCATTTGATGGCTGTTGAAGCAGGTGCCATTCGACCTTTATTCAAGCTTCCACTG ACTGGATTTGTGAACTCTATGGCTTTTGCAAAATCCGGTAAATTTCTGATTGCTGGTGTTGGACAG GAGACGAGATTTGGAAGGTGGGGATGCATAAAGTCTGCGCAAAATGGTGTGGCAATACATCCCTTAAGGCTGTCATAA